In Citrus sinensis cultivar Valencia sweet orange chromosome 4, DVS_A1.0, whole genome shotgun sequence, one DNA window encodes the following:
- the LOC112498860 gene encoding uncharacterized protein LOC112498860 isoform X1, which translates to MSDAANTNCPGKNCSLLMDCRLRFDLFVDSGISTCNCKKPSAGEGGVVKNLVTYMVSDDLSVTPVSMTSGIELLQHNVKDIGVLEKRVVELGIDEGLELLKNSLKSKTALTNVFLMKTELKDVAISNFA; encoded by the exons ATGTCAGATGCTGCAAACACAAATTGTCCTGGCAAAAATTGTTCTCTTCTGATGGACTGCCGCTTGAGGTTTGACCTGTTTGTTGATTCAGGAATTTCCACTTGCAACTGCAAGAAACCTTCAGCTGGTGAGGGAGGTGTTGTGAAGAATTTGGTTACATATATGGTATCGGATGATTTATCAGTGACTCCAGTGTCAATGACATCTGGCATTGAACTGCTACAGCACAATGTTAAGGATATTGGTGTGCTGGAGAAAAGGGTTGTTGAGCTTGGCATTGATGAG GGTCTGGAACTGTTGAAGAATTCTTTGAAGTCAAAGACAGCTCTCACCAATGTCTTCCTCATGAAGACAGAGCTGAAGGATGTTGCAATATCTAATTTTGCATAA
- the LOC102628166 gene encoding uncharacterized protein LOC102628166, producing MSTTEATETTKLKLSLMIDKRANKVLFAEAESDFVNFLFNLLSLPIGTVLNLFRNESMFGCIENLYQSLENFNGAYLQPDKNKSQLLKPHLAVSSVNPPLLLAEANSQSQDTKYIYFCRGRYHSNMTDVAGIDCPECLCTMDHSLQFLDSNSCKTIKSIEGGIVRNLVTYLVTDDLLVTPMSMITGIDLLQHNVKDVCVLEKRVVEFGTKEGLELLKYSLKSKTALTNVFLAQTNIKDVAVSNSS from the exons ATGTCAACAACGGAAGCCACAGAAACCACTAAGCTGAAGTTGTCACTGATGATAGACAAGAGAGCTAACAAAGTACTTTTTGCAGAAGCTGAAAGTGATTTCGTGAATTTCTTGTTCAATCTCCTTTCTTTGCCTATTGGTACTGTCCTAAATCTCTTCAGGAATGAAAGCATGTTTGGCTGCATCGAAAACCTCTACCAGAGCCTTGAAAACTTCAATGGCGCTTACTTGCAACCAGATAAGAACAAAAGTCAGCTCTTGAAGCCCCACTTAGCAGTATCTTCTGTAAATCCTCCTCTTTTGCTGGCTGAAGCTAACTCACAGTCTCAGGATACAAAGTACATATACTTCTGTAGGGGTAGGTATCATAGTAATATGACAGATGTTGCAGGAATTGATTGTCCTGAGTGTCTTTGTACGATGGACCACTCCTTGCAGTTTCTTGATTCAAACTCTTGCAAGACCATAAAATCTATTGAGGGAGGTATTGTGCGGAATTTGGTCACATACTTGGTGACTGATGATTTGTTGGTGACACCAATGTCTATGATAACTGGCATTGATCTCTTACAGCACAATGTTAAGGATGTTTGTGTGCTGGAGAAAAGGGTCGTTGAGTTTGGCACTAAAGAG GGTCTGGAACTGTTGAAGTATTCTTTGAAGTCAAAGACAGCTCTCACTAATGTCTTCTTGGCACAGACAAATATCAAGGATGTTGCAGTATCCAATTCATCTTAG
- the LOC112498860 gene encoding uncharacterized protein LOC112498860 isoform X2, whose translation MVSDDLSVTPVSMTSGIELLQHNVKDIGVLEKRVVELGIDEGLELLKNSLKSKTALTNVFLMKTELKDVAISNFA comes from the exons ATGGTATCGGATGATTTATCAGTGACTCCAGTGTCAATGACATCTGGCATTGAACTGCTACAGCACAATGTTAAGGATATTGGTGTGCTGGAGAAAAGGGTTGTTGAGCTTGGCATTGATGAG GGTCTGGAACTGTTGAAGAATTCTTTGAAGTCAAAGACAGCTCTCACCAATGTCTTCCTCATGAAGACAGAGCTGAAGGATGTTGCAATATCTAATTTTGCATAA
- the LOC102629493 gene encoding photosynthetic NDH subunit of lumenal location 1, chloroplastic isoform X2 → MAVSSLSLNWVSTTLSKKLNVAYPNELTRSATAFSCQNFFTCPEDISSDEENKSKRRLLLMGAGLLSANLLPASPLFAQGHDSGFKDRYLQLQNVRVRFIPTDKKDVHDLGPMEEVVSNLARHVYAAPNQVADILDMQEKSVDGKNYYTFEYILTSPNYSSASIATIAIANGRYYTLIVGANERRWKRVRNKLKVVADSFRILDI, encoded by the exons ATGGCAGTTTCATCACTCTCTTTGAACTGGGTTTCCACAACCCTGTCAAAGAAG TTAAATGTGGCTTATCCAAATGAGTTAACTCGATCAGCTACTGCTTTCTCTTGTCAAAACTTTTTCACATGCCCAGAAGATATCAGTTCCGATGAAGAAA ACAAAAGCAAGAGGCGGCTGCTGCTGATGGGAGCTGGACTGCTTTCTGCGAATTTACTTCCTGCAAGTCCATTGTTTGCTCAAG GACATGATTCTGGATTCAAAGACAGATACTTGCAGTTGCAAAATGTTAGGGTGAGATTCATACCAACTGACAAAAAGGATGTCCATGATTTGGGTCCTATGGAAGAG GTTGTTTCTAATCTGGCAAGGCATGTGTATGCTGCCCCGAATCAAGTTGCTGACATACTAGATATGCAAGAG AAATCCGTAGATGGCAAAAACTACTACACTTTCGAATATATACTTACATCTCCGAACTACAGTAGCGCTTCCATTGCCACAATAGCCATTGCAAATG GGAGATACTACACACTCATTGTTGGAGCAAATGAAAGACGATGGAAAAGGGTCCGAAACAAGCTAAAAGTAGTGGCTGACTCTTTCAGGATTCTTGACATTTGA
- the LOC127901928 gene encoding uncharacterized protein LOC127901928 — protein sequence MTSLRRVRRGMTERNGNWGFAKRRASNLRGVEQNQVLKMTESSIQIDVLSKLHALDRIRRKLTETQKHLFRKQCFRYFLDLQPLTFQATLVHSVLLRMIENGPELRTTNELWFSIDEETTIRFSEGDFAKMTGLEVGNPERFDCKLKTDSTNSILDRLEGLDMKTFDVIIESIDFTEEDDTVAVKIALVYVLERVLMGNLGHTKIAKERLRLVDNLDEFNKYPWGTVSYKKTIESLQKAGRTKQCRYSLCGFPYAFQIWLYEISPFIAKTYAEKIVGSENIPCMFKWAAKTPRSYAELKKAFNEKGLIPDVILLEHQKIENVNVAHHDASTSTAHQSENDDRISTSDLIGGRPSKRRLCDIKSPCVNFLNPTGSTTTLEEPSNNVEDQLPDEHLPIEAVAPHDANSNKVHLGGDQPKDNVDAYVRNREEVCARLIFGIHI from the exons ATGACGTCGCTAAGAAGAGTAAGAAGAGGAATGACAGAG AGGAATGGAAATTGGGGGTTCGCCAAAAGACGTGCTTCTAATTTGAGGGGCGTAGAACAAAACCAG GTACTGAAAATGACTGAGAGTTCAATTCAGATAGATGTTTTGTCAAAATTACATGCACTTGATAGGATTAGACGCAAGCTAACAGAGACACAGAAGCATCTATTTAGAAAGCAATGTTTTCGGTATTTTCTAGACTTGCAACCCCTAACCTTTCAAGCAACACTTGTGCATAGTGTGCTACTCAGGATGATTGAGAATGGTCCAGAGTTACGTACCACTAATGAGTTATGGTTCTCAATAGATGAAGAAACTACCATTAGATTTTCAGAAGGAGACTTTGCTAAGATGACTGGTCTTGAAGTTGGAAATCCTGAGAGGTTTGATTGCAAGTTAAAAACTGATTCAACTAATTCTATTTTAGACAGACTAGAGGGTTTGGATATGAAAACATTTGATGTTATAATTGAGAGTATAGACTTTACGGAGGAGGATGATACAGTTGCTGTAAAGATTGCACTTGTTTACGTCCTTGAGAGGGTTTTGATGGGTAATCTAGGACACACAAAAATAGCTAAAGAGAGGTTGCGGTTAGTTGATAATTTGGATGAGTTCAACAAATATCCTTGGGGAACTGTCTCATACAAAAAGACAATTGAATCACTTCAGAAAGCAGGGAGAACAAAACAATGCAGATACAGTCTTTGCGGGTTCCCTTATGCATTTCAG ATTTGGTTATACGAGATCAGCCCCTTTATTGCAAAAACATATGCGGAGAAGATCGTAGGATCAGAAAATATCCCGTGTATGTTTAAATGGGCTGCGAAGACTCCTCGTTCTTATGCGGAGCTGAAGAAAGCTTTTAATGAGAAAGGG TTGATTCCTGATGTGATTTTGTTGGAGCATCAGAAAATAGAGAACGTAAATGTGGCCCACCATGATGCTTCGACCAGTACTGCTCATCAG AGCGAAAATGATGATAGAATAAGTACTTCTGATTTAATTGGTGGTCGGCCATCGAAAAGGAGATTGTGTGATATTAAGAGCCCCTGTGTGAACTTTCTTAACCCCACTGGTTCCACCACGACTTTAGAGGAACCTTCAAATAATGTGGAGGACCAATTGCCTGACGAGCATCTTCCGATCGAAGCAGTGGCTCCCCATGATGCCAATAGTAACAAG GTTCATTTGGGTGGAGATCAGCCCAAGGATAATGTTGATGCTTATGTGAGAAACAGAGAGGAGGTATGCGCAAGATTAATTTTTGGTATTCATATTTGA
- the LOC102629493 gene encoding photosynthetic NDH subunit of lumenal location 1, chloroplastic isoform X1 has translation MAVSSLSLNWVSTTLSKKLNVAYPNELTRSATAFSCQNFFTCPEDISSDEENKSKRRLLLMGAGLLSANLLPASPLFAQEIPKNYDAFVDRIDGYSYVYPSDWTEFEFTGHDSGFKDRYLQLQNVRVRFIPTDKKDVHDLGPMEEVVSNLARHVYAAPNQVADILDMQEKSVDGKNYYTFEYILTSPNYSSASIATIAIANGRYYTLIVGANERRWKRVRNKLKVVADSFRILDI, from the exons ATGGCAGTTTCATCACTCTCTTTGAACTGGGTTTCCACAACCCTGTCAAAGAAG TTAAATGTGGCTTATCCAAATGAGTTAACTCGATCAGCTACTGCTTTCTCTTGTCAAAACTTTTTCACATGCCCAGAAGATATCAGTTCCGATGAAGAAA ACAAAAGCAAGAGGCGGCTGCTGCTGATGGGAGCTGGACTGCTTTCTGCGAATTTACTTCCTGCAAGTCCATTGTTTGCTCAAG AGATTCCGAAAAATTATGATGCTTTTGTAGACCGTATTGATGGGTACTCATATGTTTATCCCTCGGATTGGACA GAATTTGAGTTCACAGGACATGATTCTGGATTCAAAGACAGATACTTGCAGTTGCAAAATGTTAGGGTGAGATTCATACCAACTGACAAAAAGGATGTCCATGATTTGGGTCCTATGGAAGAG GTTGTTTCTAATCTGGCAAGGCATGTGTATGCTGCCCCGAATCAAGTTGCTGACATACTAGATATGCAAGAG AAATCCGTAGATGGCAAAAACTACTACACTTTCGAATATATACTTACATCTCCGAACTACAGTAGCGCTTCCATTGCCACAATAGCCATTGCAAATG GGAGATACTACACACTCATTGTTGGAGCAAATGAAAGACGATGGAAAAGGGTCCGAAACAAGCTAAAAGTAGTGGCTGACTCTTTCAGGATTCTTGACATTTGA